The nucleotide window AAACTCACCCTCTTCTGTGGGCCTCAGATAATAGGTTGCACCGATCACAGGCTCAACTTTTATCTCCTTCAGTTTGCCATTGACCCGATACTCAAAGTATGTGGCTTCTTCCCCGTGGCGAATGGTTACCACCGGCTCGTTGTCATCAAATTCT belongs to Amphritea atlantica and includes:
- a CDS encoding DUF2782 domain-containing protein yields the protein MKKILFLFTLLCSISLAPAVSADVLPEFDDNEPVVTIRHGEEATYFEYRVNGKLKEIKVEPVIGATYYLRPTEEGEFQRFEDSTLMLPKWILFSW